A single Perognathus longimembris pacificus isolate PPM17 chromosome 17, ASM2315922v1, whole genome shotgun sequence DNA region contains:
- the Mien1 gene encoding migration and invasion enhancer 1 produces the protein MSRESGEVSLAPPPGEAEPGSGVRIVVEYCEPCGFEATYLELASAVKEQYPGIEIESRLGGTGAFEIEINGQLVFSKLENGGFPYEKDLIEAIRRASKGEPLEKITNSRPPCVIL, from the exons ATGAGCCGGGAGTCGGGGGAGGTGTCCCTAGCGCCGCCTCCCGGGGAGGCCGAACCGGGCAGTGGGGTCCGCATCGTGGTGGAGTACTG CGAGCCCTGCGGCTTCGAGGCCACCTACCTGGAGCTGGCGAGCGCCGTGAAGGAGCAGTACCCGGGCATCGAGATCGAGTCGCGCCTGGGAGGGACAG GGGCCTTTGAGATCGAGATCAATGGACAGCTGGTGTTCTCCAAACTGGAGAATGGGGGCTTTCCGTATGAGAAAGAC CTCATCGAGGCCATCCGGAGAGCCAGTAAGGGAGAACCCCTAGAAAAGATCACCAATAGCCGGCCTCCCTGCGTCATCCTGTGA
- the Grb7 gene encoding LOW QUALITY PROTEIN: growth factor receptor-bound protein 7 (The sequence of the model RefSeq protein was modified relative to this genomic sequence to represent the inferred CDS: inserted 1 base in 1 codon; deleted 1 base in 1 codon), with product MELDLSSPHLSSSPEDLCPAPETPPGTPPPPDAPLSGEVKRSQPLQIPTSRKLREEELQVTSLPSIPNPFPELCSPPAHSPILGGSSSSRGLLPRDASRLHVVKVYSEDGACRSVEVAASTTVRHVCEMLVQKAHALSDESWGLVECHPYLALERGLEDHEFVVEVQAAWPVGGDSRFIFRKNFAKYELFKSSPHSLFPEKMVSSCLDTHTGVSHEDLIQNFLNAGSFPEIQGFLQLRGSGRKLWKRFFCFLRRSGLYYSTKGTSKDPRHLQYVADVNESNVYVVTQGRKLYSMPTDFGFCVKPNKLRNGHKGLRIFCSEDEQSRTCWMSAFRLFKYGMQLYKNYQQAQSRHLRPSYLGSPPLRSVSDNTLVAMDFSGHAGRVIENPREALSAALEEAQAWRKKTNHRLSLPTPSSGTSLSAAIHRTQAWFHGRIXREESQQLIGQQGLVDGLFLVRESQRNPQGFVLSLCHLQKVKHYLILPSEDEGCLYFSMDDGQTRFTDLLQLVEFHQLNRGILPCPLRHSCTRVAL from the exons ATGGAGCTGGATCTGTCTTCACCTCATCTCAGCAGCTCCCCAGAAGACCTGTGCCCCGCTCCTGAGACCCCTCCCGGGACTCCCCCGCCTCCAGATGCCCCCCTGTCGGGGGAGGTGAAGAGGTCCCAGCCTCTGCAGATCCCCACCAGCAG GAAACTTCGAGAGGAAGAGCTTCAGGTTACCTCTCTACCGTCCATCCCCAACCccttccctgagctctgcagTCCTCCAGCTCATTCTCCCATTCTTGGAGGGTCCTCCAGTTCCAGGGGGCTGCTCCCCAGAGATGCCAGCCGCCTCCAT GTAGTGAAGGTGTACAGCGAGGATGGGGCCTGCCGGTCTGTGGAGGTGGCTGCTAGCACCACCGTTCGCCATGTGTGTGAAATGCTTGTGCAGAAAGCTCACGCCTTGAGCGATGAGAGCTGGGGACTGGTGGAATGCCACCCGTATCTAGCGCTGG AGCGGGGTTTGGAGGACCATGAATTTGTGGTTGAAGTACAAGCAGCCTGGCCTGTGGGTGGAGACAGCCGCTTCATCTTTCGGAAAAACTTCGCCAAGTATGAACTGTTCAAGAGCTCCCCA CACTCCCTGTTCCCAGAAAAGATGGTCTCTAGCtgtctggacacacacacaggtgtatcCCATGAGGACCTCATCCAG AACTTCCTGAACGCCGGCAGCTTCCCGGAGATCCAGGGTTTCCTGCAGCTGCGGGGCTCAGGCCGCAAGCTGTGGAAACGCTTCTTCTGTTTCCTGCGCCGCTCTGGTCTCTATTACTCCACCAAAGGCACCTCGAAG GATCCAAGGCACCTGCAGTATGTGGCAGACGTGAATGAGTCCAACGTGTATGTGGTGACCCAGGGCCGCAAGCTCTACAGCATGCCCACGGACTTCGGCTTTTGTGTCAAG cccaacaAGCTTCGAAATGGCCACAAAGGGCTTCGAATCTTCTGCAGTGAGGACGAGCAGAGCCGCACCTGCTGGATGTCTGCCTTCCGCCTCTTCAAG TATGGGATGCAGCTATATAAGAATTATCAGCAGGCCCAGTCTCGCCACCTGCGCCCATCCTACTTGGGTTCCCCACCGCTG AGAAGCGTCTCAGATAATACCCTGGTGGCTATGGACTTCTCTGGCCACGCTGGACGCGTCATCGAGAACCCCCGGGAAGCTCTGAGCGCCGCCTTGgaggaggcccaggcctggagg AAGAAGACAAACCACCGCCTCAGCCTGCCCACTCCAAGCTCCGGCACGAGCCTCAGTGCAG CCATCCACCGCACGCAGGCCTGGTTCCATGGACGCA TCCGGGAGGAAAGCCAGCAGCTCATTGGGCAGCAGGGCCTGGTGGATGG CCTGTTCCTGGTGCGGGAGAGCCAGCGGAACCCACAGGGCTTTGTCCTGTCCTTGTGCCACCTGCAGAAAGTCAAGCATTACCTCATCCTCCCG AGCGAGGATGAGGGCTGCCTCTACTTCAGCATGGACGATGGCCAGACCCGCTTCACGGACCTGCTGCAGCTCGTGGAGTTCCACCAGCTGAACCGAGGCATCCTG CCCTGCCCGCTGCGCCACTCCTGCACCCGCGTGGCCCTCTGA